taattttaataatgtattaattatattaaatatatatacatataagTTTTATAATACTAAACGATTTTACCaagattaaaaaaaaaaccaagcataaaaatattatgtcatatatatatatatatatatatataatatattagttttaaatataaataagtatttatttataatcGAGGCCACGtccttttaaaaattaaatattattatatatatattataatatttaattattatttactgtaatattaatatatccTTACGTATATAACACAATATAcattatgtatattttatattttaagataaaatttaaaaaaaaaaaaaagggcGCGCACGGATTTGAACCATGGACCCGCTGATCTGCAGTCAGCTGCTCTACCGCTGAGCTACACGCCCattcattaatatttgtaaaaataaaaagtatttcaaaaatgaaaaaaaatatataataaaataatatagataaatatatcataataatatatatatgtttttacTTAAAATAAGAATTTATGTCCTCTCAATATNNNNNNNNNNNNNNNNNNNNNNNNNNNNNNNNNNNNNNNNNNNNNNNNNNNNNNNNNNNNNNNNNNNNNNNNNNNNNNNNNNNNNNNNNNNNNNNNNNNNTTGTATCtatgatataattatatttgtatataatattttaattaaatatgcatatatataaccatttacaataaaaaaataaatggTATGAATtctaaataaaaaaaaaaaaaaaaaaaaaaaggtaaCCACAAAGacaaacaaacaaaaaagCAAACCTGCAAAtaatatgcatatatatatatatatatacatatatctaatgtgtaaattatttatatacataaaataaatagaaatattataattaaatacaaatagtaaaattattaaaaatattatgttaaGAAATACAcctaaaaaaaatatacatatatatatatatatatacatataacaaatcacaaattttattacatttttagtgtaatagaaaaatgaaaaacaaTGAAGTGACGATATGCTTTTACTTTTCAATATTAGATAtgtttaataattattaaaaacGTGTGTAAATTACTCAGAATTATCTAATTTcttatcttcattattttcatataatgaTTTTATAAAAGCCGTTCTTTTAGATCTTTTCCTTTCTGCATATGGACTTTTTTCagtaattataaaatatatagaaaataagGTTCCTAAAACAAATCCAGctaaaaaaattagaagaattatatatgctACAGGAGAAATCAATGAAATTAAGGTAGACgcataatataataatccTATGGTTCCTACCAAacatgaaaataaaaaagcATAACCTCCCGTTTCGTTTTTCATTACTGAGACTTCAGCTTTATCATACCATTTATCTAATTTTTGGAAAATTATTTCGATAAAGGTTATCctatatatacaataaaataCTTTATACCACATGTCACGATCCAATATCTTTTCTAacattttgtatataagTAATTTAATCTTTCTTAATTGTTTCTTTATACTTTTTTCTATAGACAATTTAATCCTGTTAtacttttcttttcttttttttaactttAACATTTTGGctttttctcttttttgCTGTTCTTTATATTCATCTGATAATTCGAACTGccttttttcttcttttaaaaagaGTTTTGTTAATTCATAATCTATTAATTTATCCGTTTTTAATCGActtttttcaattttatcttgtattatttgatcttttaataatttaatttctgataattccttttttatatattttttataggaatcctttttatttaattgatttaatttttctttatcgTTTAAGCGTTTGTTCTTTTCTCTAATATCTTTGTATCTTCTATGAAAAGtattttcatcttttttaatttgatTATCATCcgttttatattttttctttttattattttttttttcttcttctttatcTTCTACTTCATCTAAATATTCtgtattttcttcatcattttccaatagtaataaatttttttttcttttttcttcttcttctttatcaagtaataatttgtacttattatatttttca
The genomic region above belongs to Plasmodium reichenowi strain SY57 chromosome 13, whole genome shotgun sequence and contains:
- a CDS encoding putative exported protein (Plasmodium exported protein, unknown function) — protein: MYFLYIHLFLFVLLLNIFLSSSHHIPPPKYGHNNKYSRSYVPISSTPIKPLPEYYTFEFIRDQLKHIKELKNEIIRNRLKNDELMNKIDIQDLMEKGKKKKSNVLKGTHEKYNKYKLLLDKEEEEKRKKNLLLLENDEENTEYLDEVEDKEEEKKNNKKKKYKTDDNQIKKDENTFHRRYKDIREKNKRLNDKEKLNQLNKKDSYKKYIKKELSEIKLLKDQIIQDKIEKSRLKTDKLIDYELTKLFLKEEKRQFELSDEYKEQQKREKAKMLKLKKRKEKYNRIKLSIEKSIKKQLRKIKLLIYKMLEKILDRDMWYKVFYCIYRITFIEIIFQKLDKWYDKAEVSVMKNETGGYAFLFSCLVGTIGLLYYASTLISLISPVAYIILLIFLAGFVLGTLFSIYFIITEKSPYAERKRSKRTAFIKSLYENNEDKKLDNSE